A portion of the Stigmatella aurantiaca DW4/3-1 genome contains these proteins:
- the cysK gene encoding cysteine synthase A translates to MKVDNILQTIGNTPHVRINRLFPSRVSVYMKLERANPGGSIKDRIGLAMIEDAEQRGLLKKDSVIIEPTSGNTGIGLAIVAAVKGYKLILVMPESMSLERRRLMAAYGATFELTPRAQGMKGAIAKAQEMVANTPNAWMPQQFENEANIAIHKRTTVKEILADFPEGLDYLLTGVGTGGHITACGEELKKVWPKLKVFAVEPAKSPVISGGQPGPHPIQGIGAGFIPKNLHTDAIDGAVQISEEEAFDFARRAAREEGIFVGISSGAALAAVNRKLAEIPDGSRILTFCYDTGERYLSIENLF, encoded by the coding sequence ATGAAAGTCGACAACATCCTTCAGACCATCGGCAACACGCCCCACGTCCGCATCAACCGGCTCTTTCCCTCGCGCGTCTCGGTCTACATGAAGCTGGAGCGAGCCAACCCGGGCGGCAGCATCAAGGACCGCATTGGGCTGGCGATGATCGAAGATGCGGAGCAGCGCGGGCTGCTCAAGAAGGACAGCGTCATCATCGAGCCGACCTCCGGGAACACCGGCATCGGTCTGGCCATCGTGGCGGCGGTGAAGGGCTACAAGCTCATCCTGGTGATGCCCGAGTCCATGAGCCTGGAGCGGCGCCGGTTGATGGCGGCCTATGGGGCCACCTTCGAGCTCACCCCGCGGGCGCAGGGCATGAAGGGCGCCATCGCGAAGGCCCAGGAGATGGTGGCGAACACGCCCAACGCGTGGATGCCGCAGCAGTTCGAGAACGAGGCCAACATCGCGATCCACAAGCGCACCACGGTGAAGGAGATCCTCGCGGACTTCCCCGAGGGGCTCGACTACCTGCTCACGGGCGTGGGCACCGGCGGCCACATCACCGCATGCGGCGAGGAGCTGAAGAAGGTGTGGCCCAAGCTGAAGGTGTTCGCGGTGGAGCCCGCCAAGTCGCCCGTCATCAGCGGCGGCCAGCCCGGCCCGCACCCCATCCAGGGCATCGGCGCGGGCTTCATCCCCAAGAACCTGCACACGGACGCCATCGATGGCGCGGTGCAGATTTCCGAGGAAGAGGCGTTCGACTTCGCCCGGCGGGCCGCGCGCGAAGAGGGCATCTTCGTGGGCATCTCCTCGGGCGCCGCGCTGGCCGCGGTGAACCGGAAGCTGGCCGAGATCCCCGACGGGAGCCGGATCCTCACCTTCTGCTACGACACGGGCGAGCGCTACCTGTCCATCGAGAACCTCTTCTAG
- a CDS encoding lamin tail domain-containing protein, which produces MRIPENPLRDLLPSRSLVAALLSLSFVACGETEWEGGAQDALASQESELASVRVRLMAANITSGNAQSYDQGHGTRLFQGTDPDVVMIQEFNYGDNSASAIRQFVNTAFGSSFYYYREGGAQIPNGIISRWPIIASGEWDDPSVDNRDFAYARIDVPGPKDLWVVSVHLLTANASTRNTEAASLVSRIKANIPTGDYLAIGGDFNTDSRSESCFSTFSQVVVTSSPYPADRNGNTNTNAARAKPYDHVLVDSDLRAYQTATVIGSSSFANGLVLDSRVYSPLSEISPAQSGDSGATNMQHMAIIKDFLIPGDSSVTGLSVSAPNGGESWAGGSSQAITWTASGVTNVKVEYTLNGSTWTTLTSSVSASTGRYTWTVPSSATASARVRVSDASNASLSDTSDAAFTITSGGGGGTGTVFINEVLVNEAGSDVNGEFVELVNPGSAAVSLSGWTLSDSASVRHTFASGTTLAAGASLVVFGGASGIPSGVAQAVAASTGTLGLSNSSEIVTVKNSAGTVVDTATLSSAVCGTDGVSANRSPDGSSGGSFVLHTSLSGTASSPGKKANGASF; this is translated from the coding sequence GTGCGAATTCCCGAAAATCCTTTGAGGGATCTGCTCCCCAGCCGCTCGCTGGTCGCGGCTTTGCTGTCCCTGTCGTTCGTGGCCTGCGGTGAGACGGAATGGGAAGGAGGGGCCCAAGACGCCCTGGCGTCCCAGGAGTCGGAGCTGGCCAGCGTCCGGGTCCGCCTGATGGCCGCCAACATCACCAGTGGCAATGCCCAGAGCTACGATCAGGGCCACGGCACCCGTCTCTTCCAGGGGACGGATCCGGACGTCGTGATGATCCAGGAGTTCAACTACGGGGACAACTCGGCGAGCGCGATCCGGCAATTCGTGAATACAGCGTTCGGCTCCAGCTTTTATTACTACCGGGAGGGGGGCGCGCAGATCCCCAATGGCATCATCAGCCGCTGGCCCATCATCGCCTCGGGCGAATGGGATGACCCCTCCGTCGACAACCGGGACTTCGCCTACGCGCGCATCGATGTGCCGGGCCCGAAGGACCTCTGGGTGGTGAGCGTGCACCTGCTCACCGCCAATGCCTCGACGCGCAACACGGAGGCGGCCAGCCTCGTCAGCCGCATCAAGGCCAACATCCCCACGGGCGACTACTTGGCGATCGGCGGCGACTTCAACACCGACAGCCGCTCCGAGTCCTGCTTCTCCACGTTTTCCCAGGTGGTGGTGACGAGCAGCCCCTACCCGGCGGACCGCAACGGCAACACCAACACCAACGCGGCCCGCGCCAAGCCGTATGATCACGTCCTCGTCGACAGCGACCTGCGCGCCTACCAGACGGCGACGGTCATTGGGAGCAGCAGCTTCGCCAACGGCCTGGTGCTGGACTCGCGGGTCTACTCGCCCCTGTCGGAGATCTCCCCGGCCCAGAGCGGTGACAGCGGCGCCACGAACATGCAGCACATGGCGATCATCAAGGACTTCCTCATCCCCGGGGACTCCAGCGTGACGGGCCTCTCGGTGAGTGCGCCCAACGGGGGCGAGAGCTGGGCGGGGGGCAGCAGCCAGGCCATCACCTGGACGGCCTCGGGGGTGACGAACGTGAAGGTGGAGTACACGCTCAACGGCTCGACCTGGACCACCTTGACCTCCAGTGTCTCGGCGTCCACGGGCCGGTACACCTGGACGGTGCCCAGCAGTGCCACGGCCAGCGCCCGGGTGCGCGTGAGCGATGCTTCCAATGCCTCCCTGAGCGACACGAGCGACGCGGCCTTCACCATCACGTCGGGCGGCGGGGGTGGGACGGGCACGGTGTTCATCAATGAGGTGCTGGTCAACGAGGCGGGCTCGGATGTGAATGGCGAGTTCGTGGAGCTGGTCAACCCAGGCAGCGCCGCGGTGAGCCTCTCGGGGTGGACGCTCTCCGATTCCGCGAGCGTCCGGCACACCTTCGCGAGCGGCACGACCCTGGCCGCGGGCGCCTCGCTGGTGGTCTTCGGCGGAGCCTCGGGGATTCCGTCCGGGGTTGCCCAAGCCGTGGCGGCCTCCACGGGCACGCTCGGCCTGTCCAACAGCAGTGAAATCGTGACGGTGAAGAACAGCGCGGGGACGGTGGTGGACACCGCCACGCTGAGCTCGGCCGTCTGTGGCACGGACGGGGTGTCGGCCAACCGCAGCCCGGACGGCAGCAGCGGCGGCTCCTTCGTCCTGCACACCAGCCTGTCGGGGACGGCCTCCTCTCCGGGTAAGAAGGCCAACGGGGCCAGCTTCTAA
- the epsC gene encoding serine O-acetyltransferase EpsC: MDASYDRLLALLLESRQRQCFPSEIATAAPEFVKQVLGLLFPHFADRLECTASAIRRDVIAVEANLVRLQGLLKTLYPDTEESIPQRFITELPDIYAALRQDADAIFEADPAARNVDEVILTYPGFYAIAIFRVAHSLHRLGFPLLPRLLTEFAHQRTGVDIHPGATIGRRFAIDHGTGVVIGETTVIGERVKLYQGVTLGALVVQKSLANSKRHPTLEDDVVVYANATILGGDTVVGRGSIIAGNAWLTQSVPPQSVVTRRTEVRQRGSDSDLGELEFHI; this comes from the coding sequence ATGGACGCCTCCTACGACAGGCTGCTCGCGCTCTTGCTGGAAAGCCGCCAGCGCCAATGCTTCCCCTCCGAGATCGCCACGGCGGCCCCGGAGTTCGTCAAGCAGGTCCTCGGCTTGCTCTTTCCCCACTTCGCCGACCGGCTGGAGTGTACCGCCTCCGCCATCCGGCGCGATGTGATCGCCGTGGAGGCCAACCTGGTCCGGCTGCAGGGGCTGCTCAAGACCCTCTATCCCGACACAGAGGAGTCCATCCCCCAGCGCTTCATCACCGAGTTGCCGGACATCTACGCCGCGCTGAGGCAGGACGCCGACGCCATCTTCGAGGCGGATCCCGCAGCGCGCAACGTGGACGAGGTCATCCTCACCTACCCGGGCTTTTACGCCATCGCCATCTTCCGCGTGGCCCACTCGCTGCACCGCCTCGGCTTTCCGCTCTTGCCGCGCCTGCTCACCGAGTTCGCCCACCAGCGCACCGGGGTGGACATCCATCCCGGGGCCACCATCGGCCGGCGCTTCGCCATCGACCACGGCACCGGCGTGGTGATTGGCGAGACGACCGTCATCGGCGAGCGCGTGAAGCTCTACCAGGGCGTGACGCTGGGCGCGCTGGTGGTCCAGAAGAGCCTGGCCAACAGCAAGCGCCACCCCACGCTCGAGGACGACGTGGTGGTGTACGCCAACGCCACCATTCTCGGCGGCGACACCGTCGTCGGCCGGGGCAGCATCATCGCCGGCAACGCCTGGTTGACGCAGAGCGTGCCGCCTCAGTCCGTTGTCACCCGCCGTACCGAGGTGCGGCAGCGGGGCTCTGACTCCGATCTGGGGGAGTTGGAGTTCCACATCTGA
- a CDS encoding aminotransferase class V-fold PLP-dependent enzyme, with protein MSPSIETYRAQFPVLAQQLYFNHAGVAPTSLRAAAAVREWMEDVVNHGVKYERGWEARAEHTRALAARIIGAAPGEIAFVRNTSHGLGLVAEGLDWKPGDEVAVATSIEYPSNVYPWLHLKDRGVEVREIVSSPEGGVTPEAVAAALTPRTRLVALSSVQFASGFRTDLDAVGALCERQGVLLCVDGIQSIGCSPVDVKRSRIHFLSADSHKWMLGISGIGFLYVAKDVLPRLRPALVGWRSTTDAWNFNRSHFELRPDAGRLEEGSHSFTGIYALGAALELLLEVGMPDIESRIRALLTSLDEGLRGLGCDTGPSPEHRAGILTFLPPKGESRTLSAWLGERDVSLSLRRGRIRLSPHFYNQPEEIERFLGLVRDFLGR; from the coding sequence GTGAGCCCTTCGATCGAAACCTACCGCGCCCAGTTTCCCGTCCTCGCCCAGCAGCTCTACTTCAACCACGCGGGTGTGGCGCCCACCAGCCTCCGCGCCGCCGCCGCCGTGCGCGAGTGGATGGAGGACGTGGTGAACCACGGCGTGAAGTACGAGCGGGGGTGGGAGGCGCGGGCCGAGCACACCCGGGCGCTGGCGGCGCGCATCATTGGCGCGGCCCCCGGGGAGATCGCCTTCGTGCGCAACACCAGCCACGGGTTGGGGCTGGTGGCCGAGGGCTTGGACTGGAAGCCAGGGGATGAGGTGGCGGTGGCCACCTCCATCGAGTACCCCTCCAACGTGTACCCCTGGCTCCACTTGAAGGACCGGGGGGTGGAGGTGCGGGAGATCGTCTCCTCCCCGGAGGGCGGGGTGACGCCGGAGGCAGTGGCCGCGGCGCTCACTCCGCGGACACGGTTGGTGGCACTCAGCTCCGTTCAGTTCGCGAGCGGCTTCCGGACCGACCTGGACGCCGTGGGCGCGCTGTGCGAGCGCCAGGGCGTGCTGCTGTGCGTGGATGGCATCCAGAGCATTGGCTGCTCGCCCGTGGACGTGAAGCGCAGCCGGATCCACTTCCTGAGCGCGGACAGCCACAAGTGGATGCTGGGCATCTCGGGGATTGGCTTTCTCTATGTGGCCAAGGACGTGCTGCCCCGGCTGCGGCCAGCGCTCGTGGGGTGGAGAAGCACCACGGACGCATGGAACTTCAACCGCTCCCACTTCGAGCTGCGTCCGGACGCGGGCAGGCTGGAGGAGGGCAGCCACTCCTTCACCGGCATCTACGCGCTGGGGGCCGCCTTGGAACTGCTGCTGGAGGTGGGAATGCCGGACATCGAGTCGCGAATCCGGGCGCTGCTGACGTCCCTGGACGAGGGGCTGCGGGGCCTGGGATGCGACACGGGGCCCTCACCGGAGCACCGGGCGGGCATCCTCACCTTCCTGCCGCCGAAGGGAGAGTCGCGGACGCTGTCAGCCTGGCTGGGGGAGCGGGACGTGAGCCTCTCGTTGCGCCGAGGCCGCATCCGCTTGTCTCCCCACTTCTATAACCAGCCCGAGGAAATCGAGCGTTTCCTCGGGCTGGTTCGCGACTTCCTGGGCAGGTGA
- a CDS encoding YqaA family protein, translating to MGDPATLATWGLPGLFLIAMLAGSVVPVPSEALLVAIIYGGVSPGRAVLVATAGNVLGALSLYWFGKWVSRGGGGRLGQWVARRRARESPRMARAEARLRTWGAPALILSWMPVVGDVFVLGAGVAGIRPLPFVVFTSLGKGLRYGLVAASAVSAL from the coding sequence ATGGGAGATCCCGCCACATTGGCCACCTGGGGCCTTCCAGGGCTCTTCCTGATCGCGATGCTGGCGGGATCGGTGGTGCCCGTGCCTTCCGAGGCCCTGCTGGTGGCCATCATCTACGGAGGCGTGTCCCCGGGGCGCGCGGTCCTGGTGGCCACGGCGGGAAACGTCTTGGGGGCGCTCTCGCTCTATTGGTTCGGGAAGTGGGTGTCGCGAGGGGGCGGGGGACGTCTGGGCCAGTGGGTGGCCCGCCGCCGTGCCCGGGAAAGCCCCCGCATGGCACGGGCCGAGGCGCGGCTGCGCACCTGGGGGGCTCCGGCGCTGATTCTCTCGTGGATGCCCGTGGTGGGAGACGTCTTCGTCCTCGGCGCGGGGGTGGCTGGGATCCGGCCCTTGCCCTTCGTGGTGTTCACCTCGCTGGGCAAGGGGTTGCGGTACGGCCTCGTGGCCGCCTCGGCCGTGAGCGCGCTGTGA
- a CDS encoding AMP-binding protein, translating to MSFAPSYVHGTSSTPLLGETIGENLRRTVERHGDREALVARSQGFRATYRQLWELTTQVALGLLALGVKKGDRVGLWSPNRYEWVVAQYAMARVGAILVNLNPAYKTSELEYALRQSGTSVLLLSRGFRQTDYRAMVEEVRPRCPELRTSLVLDDDWERLGAQGKAVSENTLAEREASLQFDDAINIQYTSGTTGFPKGATLSHHNVLNNGFFIGETLRYGAEDRVCIPVPFYHCFGMVIGNLACTSHGACMVIPAEAFEPLAVMEAVQAERCTSLYGVPTMFIAELDHPRFGEFDFRTLRTGVMAGSPCPVEVMKKVQARMNMREVTICYGMTETSPVSTQSFLDDPLDRRVSTVGRVHPHLEIKIIDAETGAVQPRGAPGELCTRGYSVMLGYWNNPEATQGAIDPAGWMHTGDLATMDAEGYVKIVGRIKDLIIRGGENVYPREVEEYLHTHPGVSEAQVIGVPSEKYGEEVMAWVRVKPGVTLTESELVAFCTGRISTFKIPRYWKFVEEFPMTVTGKVQKFRMRELSVAELGLQRAAAIQTA from the coding sequence ATGTCCTTCGCGCCATCCTATGTCCACGGTACGAGCAGCACCCCGCTGCTGGGGGAGACCATCGGAGAGAACCTCCGCCGGACGGTGGAGCGCCATGGGGACCGCGAGGCGCTGGTGGCGCGCTCGCAGGGCTTCCGTGCCACGTACCGGCAGCTCTGGGAGCTGACCACCCAGGTAGCGCTCGGGCTGTTGGCACTGGGAGTGAAGAAGGGGGACCGGGTGGGGCTCTGGTCTCCCAACCGGTACGAGTGGGTGGTGGCCCAGTACGCCATGGCGCGCGTGGGCGCCATCCTGGTGAACCTCAACCCGGCCTACAAGACGTCGGAGCTGGAGTACGCGCTGCGCCAGTCCGGCACGAGCGTGCTCCTGCTGTCGCGCGGGTTCCGCCAGACGGACTACCGGGCGATGGTGGAAGAGGTGCGTCCCCGGTGCCCGGAGCTGCGGACGTCGCTGGTGCTCGACGACGACTGGGAGCGGCTGGGCGCCCAAGGGAAGGCGGTGAGCGAGAACACCCTGGCCGAGCGCGAGGCCTCGCTCCAGTTCGATGATGCCATCAACATCCAGTACACCTCGGGCACCACGGGCTTTCCCAAGGGCGCGACGCTGTCGCACCACAACGTGCTCAACAATGGCTTCTTCATTGGGGAGACGCTGCGTTACGGCGCGGAGGACCGGGTGTGCATCCCCGTGCCGTTCTACCACTGCTTCGGCATGGTGATTGGCAACCTGGCCTGTACCTCCCATGGTGCGTGCATGGTCATTCCGGCCGAGGCCTTCGAGCCCCTGGCGGTGATGGAGGCGGTCCAGGCCGAGCGCTGCACGTCGCTCTACGGCGTGCCCACGATGTTCATCGCGGAGCTGGATCATCCCCGGTTCGGGGAGTTCGACTTTCGCACCCTGCGCACGGGCGTCATGGCCGGCTCTCCGTGTCCGGTGGAGGTGATGAAGAAGGTGCAGGCGCGGATGAACATGCGCGAGGTGACCATCTGCTACGGCATGACGGAGACCTCACCGGTGTCCACGCAGAGTTTCCTGGACGATCCCCTGGACCGGCGGGTCTCCACCGTGGGGCGGGTCCACCCCCACCTCGAAATCAAGATCATCGACGCGGAGACGGGCGCGGTGCAGCCCCGGGGCGCCCCGGGCGAGCTGTGCACGCGCGGTTACAGCGTGATGCTCGGGTACTGGAACAACCCGGAGGCCACGCAAGGGGCCATCGATCCGGCGGGCTGGATGCACACCGGAGACCTGGCCACGATGGATGCGGAGGGCTACGTGAAGATCGTCGGCCGCATCAAGGACCTGATCATCCGGGGCGGGGAGAACGTGTACCCGCGTGAAGTCGAGGAGTACCTCCATACCCACCCGGGCGTGAGCGAGGCGCAGGTCATCGGCGTGCCAAGTGAGAAGTACGGCGAGGAGGTGATGGCCTGGGTGAGGGTCAAGCCGGGGGTAACGCTCACCGAGTCGGAGCTGGTGGCCTTCTGCACGGGCCGCATCTCCACCTTCAAGATTCCCCGCTACTGGAAGTTCGTGGAGGAGTTCCCCATGACGGTGACGGGCAAGGTGCAGAAGTTTCGGATGCGTGAGCTGTCCGTGGCCGAGCTGGGACTTCAGCGCGCCGCGGCCATTCAGACGGCGTGA
- a CDS encoding ELWxxDGT repeat protein, producing the protein MVSPRPSFPMLFLLSVMGILSRQAYAEVSENPGLADDCGDKVYLVKDIAESCNSPTNDCDSSVPSHMVGMGGVLYFQAFDGEQKPGGPHGVELWKSNGQAGGTTLVKDIAENSDPKELTVVADTLFFVARETGGVYALWKTNGSEDGTKPVKTLTSASSEFELTALGNTLFFKWEGQGNGTSKKLWKSDGSKDGTVEVKAAGGVEYSNPMFLTALGNQLYFQADNPGSGVELWKSDGTEAETRMVADLVPGLGRGSNPSELTVANGRLFFLAADPADTLGNNGLWKTSGSEADTELIVSAKNSSTLGSLTAADDKLFFTVDDNKELRVYRDGVGAELIRRFSAPISQLTYVNGVLFFSRANELWRSDGSKVGTRLVKEFDTTHVITRIAPGPGLAILVVDRGTDYALWKSNGQTEGTQLLHAYPRRSAVPPTDAIVSTANKLFFVATQFREGSSQYTVGDELYAVDFKDVDCTPPVVTPCADSMTVEALTPEGAQVDYLGTPVTDNSLAPTSMTYTPPSGSLLPWSNTKPFRVSAVARDGVGNQTQCTLDVYVRDTQAPKILCPTEPLVREAEHLAGTPVTYEVPVSDAVSMKKVSVSAPSGSLFPLGKTDVTITAEDGAGNLSKCTLTVDVRDRVAPSIECPGPQTFMVSGTNGGRLELPEAFAQDNLAPPEVSYSPARDSVFPEGETVVTATATDLGGNTAHCTFGVTVVRDGEGVPPEEEKGCGCHSGPLRGGAVWLLLALLPAWARRRAARLEA; encoded by the coding sequence ATGGTGTCCCCACGGCCTTCGTTCCCGATGCTGTTCCTTCTCTCCGTGATGGGGATTCTCTCTCGCCAGGCGTATGCGGAGGTCTCCGAGAATCCAGGGCTCGCCGATGACTGCGGCGACAAGGTGTACCTGGTCAAGGACATCGCCGAAAGCTGCAACAGCCCCACCAACGACTGCGACAGTTCGGTTCCCTCCCACATGGTAGGGATGGGAGGGGTGCTCTACTTCCAGGCATTTGATGGGGAGCAGAAGCCCGGCGGACCCCATGGCGTCGAACTCTGGAAGAGCAATGGCCAGGCGGGGGGGACCACCCTTGTCAAAGACATCGCGGAAAATTCGGATCCCAAGGAACTCACGGTCGTTGCGGACACGCTGTTCTTCGTGGCCCGTGAGACCGGTGGTGTGTACGCGCTGTGGAAAACCAATGGCTCGGAGGACGGGACCAAGCCGGTCAAGACGCTCACCTCGGCCTCGTCGGAGTTCGAGCTCACCGCGCTGGGCAATACGCTGTTCTTCAAGTGGGAAGGCCAGGGCAACGGCACCAGCAAGAAGCTGTGGAAGAGCGATGGGAGCAAAGATGGAACCGTCGAGGTGAAGGCGGCGGGTGGGGTGGAGTACTCGAATCCCATGTTCCTGACGGCCCTGGGCAATCAGCTCTATTTCCAGGCCGACAACCCCGGTTCGGGCGTCGAACTCTGGAAGAGCGACGGGACGGAGGCGGAGACCCGCATGGTGGCGGACCTCGTTCCCGGGCTCGGGCGGGGGTCGAACCCCTCGGAGCTGACCGTGGCGAACGGACGGCTCTTCTTCCTGGCCGCCGATCCGGCGGACACCTTGGGCAACAACGGTCTGTGGAAGACCTCTGGCTCGGAGGCGGACACAGAGCTCATCGTTTCGGCCAAGAACTCCAGCACGCTGGGGTCGCTCACCGCCGCGGACGACAAGCTCTTCTTCACCGTCGATGACAACAAGGAGTTGAGGGTGTACCGCGACGGGGTGGGCGCGGAGCTCATCCGTCGGTTCTCCGCGCCCATCTCGCAATTGACCTATGTGAATGGGGTGCTGTTCTTCTCTCGGGCGAACGAGTTGTGGCGGAGCGATGGCTCCAAGGTGGGCACCCGGCTGGTGAAGGAGTTTGACACCACCCATGTCATTACCCGGATCGCACCGGGGCCTGGCCTGGCCATTCTCGTCGTGGACAGAGGGACGGACTACGCGCTGTGGAAGAGCAATGGGCAGACGGAGGGGACGCAGTTGCTCCATGCCTATCCTCGCCGGAGTGCCGTGCCCCCCACGGATGCCATCGTGAGCACGGCGAACAAGCTCTTCTTCGTGGCCACGCAGTTCCGCGAAGGAAGCTCGCAGTACACCGTGGGAGACGAACTGTACGCGGTGGACTTCAAGGATGTGGATTGTACCCCTCCGGTGGTCACCCCCTGCGCGGACTCCATGACGGTGGAGGCGCTCACCCCCGAGGGGGCTCAGGTGGATTACCTGGGCACGCCCGTGACGGACAATTCGCTGGCGCCCACCTCGATGACCTACACGCCTCCCTCCGGCAGCCTCCTTCCCTGGAGTAACACGAAGCCCTTTCGCGTGAGTGCGGTCGCGCGGGATGGGGTGGGAAACCAGACGCAGTGCACGCTGGACGTCTACGTGCGTGACACCCAGGCCCCCAAGATTCTGTGTCCGACAGAGCCCCTCGTCAGGGAAGCGGAGCATCTCGCGGGCACCCCCGTCACCTATGAGGTGCCGGTCAGCGATGCCGTCTCCATGAAGAAGGTGAGCGTCAGTGCCCCCTCGGGGAGCCTGTTTCCGCTGGGGAAGACGGACGTCACGATCACGGCGGAGGATGGGGCAGGGAACCTCTCGAAGTGCACCCTCACGGTCGATGTGCGGGACCGGGTGGCGCCTTCCATCGAGTGTCCCGGGCCCCAGACGTTCATGGTCTCGGGGACGAATGGCGGGCGGCTCGAACTGCCGGAGGCGTTCGCACAGGACAATCTGGCCCCACCCGAGGTGAGCTACAGCCCGGCGCGCGACAGCGTCTTCCCCGAAGGAGAGACGGTGGTGACCGCCACCGCGACGGACCTGGGGGGCAACACCGCCCACTGTACCTTTGGGGTCACCGTGGTGCGGGACGGCGAGGGGGTCCCCCCAGAAGAAGAGAAGGGGTGTGGTTGCCACTCCGGTCCCCTGAGGGGAGGCGCTGTCTGGCTGCTGCTCGCGCTGTTGCCCGCCTGGGCGCGCCGGAGGGCCGCTAGACTGGAGGCGTGA